From Elephas maximus indicus isolate mEleMax1 chromosome 25, mEleMax1 primary haplotype, whole genome shotgun sequence, the proteins below share one genomic window:
- the LOC126067461 gene encoding uncharacterized protein LOC126067461 isoform X7 yields MVHCALSAWLQLSTGDWPWCTVLVSMAPVVHWGLAMVHCALSAWLQVSTGDWPWFTVPCQRGSRCPLGTGYGSLCLVSMAPGVHWGLAMVHCALSAWHQVSTGDWPWFTLPCQRGSRCPLGTGHGSLCLVSVAPGVHWGLAMVHCALSAWHPVSTGDWPWFTVPCQRGSRCPLGTGHGSLCLVSVAPVVHWGLAMVHCALSAWLQVSTGDWPWFTGPCQRGSRCPLGTGHGSLCLVSVAPGVHWGLAMVHCALSAWLQVSTGDWPWFTVPCQRGSICPLGTGHGSLCLVSMAPGVHWGLAMVYWALSAWLQMSTGDWPWFTGPCQHGSRCPLGTGHGLLGLVSVAPDVYWGLAMVHFALSVWLQVSTGDWPWFTLPWQRGSSLSTGDWPWFTGPCQHGSRCPLGTGHGSLGLVSMALGVHWGLAFAVTDSGSVKLAAVFHSCLFKNYGFYHQTCVFVVCFKS; encoded by the exons ATGGTTCACTGTGCCTTATCAGCATGGCTCCAGTTGTCCACTGGGGACTGGCCATGGTGCACTGTGCTTGTCAGCATGGCTCCAGTTGTCCACTGGGGACTGGCCATGGTTCACTGTGCCTTGTCAGCGTGGCTCCAGGTGTCCACTGGGGACTGGCCATGGTTCACTGTGCCTTGTCAGCGTGGCTCTAGGTGTCCACTGGGGACTGGCTATGGTTCACTGTGCCTTGTCAGCATGGCACCAGGTGTCCATTGGGGACTGGCCATGGTTCACTGTGCCTTGTCAGCGTGGCACCAGGTGTCCACTGGGGACTGGCCATGGTTCACTTTGCCTTGTCAGCGAGGCTCCAGGTGTCCACTGGGGACTGGCCATGGTTCACTGTGCCTTGTCAGCGTGGCTCCAGGTGTCCACTGGGGACTGGCTATGGTTCACTGTGCCTTGTCAGCATGGCACCCGGTGTCCACTGGGGACTGGCCATGGTTCACTGTGCCTTGTCAGCGTGGCTCCAG GTGTCCACTGGGGACTGGCCATGGTTCACTGTGCCTTGTCAGCGTGGCTCCAG TTGTCCACTGGGGACTGGCCATGGTTCACTGTGCCTTGTCAGCATGGCTCCAAGTGTCCACTGGGGACTGGCCATGGTTCACTGGGCCTTGTCAGCGTGGCTCCAGATGTCCACTGGGGACTGGCCATGGTTCACTGTGCCTTGTCAGCGTGGCTCCAG GTGTCCACTGGGGACTGGCCATGGTTCACTGTGCCTTGTCAGCGTGGCTCCAGGTGTCCACTGGGGACTGGCCATGGTTCACTGTGCCTTGTCAGCGTGGCTCCA TTTGTCCACTGGGGACTGGCCATGGTTCACTGTGCCTTGTCAGCATGGCTCCAGGTGTCCACTGGGGACTGGCCATGGTTTACTGGGCCTTGTCAGCATGGCTCCAGATGTCTACTGGGGACTGGCCATGGTTTACTGGGCCTTGTCAGCATGGCTCCAGGTGTCCACTGGGGACTGGCCATGGTTTACTGGGCCTTGTCAGCGTGGCTCCAGATGTCTACTGGGGACTGGCCATGGTTCACTTTGCCTTGTCAGTGTGGCTCCAGGTGTCCACTGGGGACTGGCCATGGTTCACTTTGCCTTGGCAGCGTGGCTCCAGTTTGTCCACTGGGGACTGGCCATGGTTCACTGGGCCTTGTCAGCATGGCTCCAGGTGTCCACTGGGGACTGGCCATGGTTCACTGGGCCTTGTCAGCATGGCTCTAGGTGTCCACTGGGGACTGGCGTTTGCTGTTACAGATTCTGGTTCAGTTAAACTGGCCGCTGTGTTTCATtcatgcctttttaaaaattatggatTTTACCATCAGACTTGCGTGTTTGTGGTTTGTTTTAAAtcataa
- the LOC126067461 gene encoding uncharacterized protein LOC126067461 isoform X1, whose amino-acid sequence MVHCALSAWLQLSTGDWPWCTVLVSMAPVVHWGLAMVHCALSAWLQVSTGDWPWFTVPCQRGSRCPLGTGYGSLCLVSMAPGVHWGLAMVHCALSAWHQVSTGDWPWFTLPCQRGSRCPLGTGHGSLCLVSVAPGVHWGLAMVHCALSAWHPVSTGDWPWFTVPCQRGSRCPLGTGYGSLCLVSMAPGVHWGLAMVHCALSAWLQVSTGDWPWFTVPCQRGSSCPLGTGHGSLCLVSVAPGVHWGLAMIPCALSVWLQVSTGDWPWFTVPCQRGSRCPLGTGYGSLCLVSVAPVVHWGLAMVHCALSAWLQLSTGDWPWFTGPCQRDSSCPLGTGHGSLCLVSMAPSVHWGLAMVHWALSAWLQMSTGDWPWFTVPCQRGSRCPLGTGHGSLCLVSVAPGVHWGLAMVHCALSAWLHLSTGDWPWFTVPCQRGSICPLGTGHGSLCLVSMAPGVHWGLAMVYWALSAWLQMSTGDWPWFTGPCQHGSRCPLGTGHGLLGLVSVAPDVYWGLAMVHFALSVWLQVSTGDWPWFTLPWQRGSSLSTGDWPWFTGPCQHGSRCPLGTGHGSLGLVSMALGVHWGLAFAVTDSGSVKLAAVFHSCLFKNYGFYHQTCVFVVCFKS is encoded by the exons ATGGTTCACTGTGCCTTATCAGCATGGCTCCAGTTGTCCACTGGGGACTGGCCATGGTGCACTGTGCTTGTCAGCATGGCTCCAGTTGTCCACTGGGGACTGGCCATGGTTCACTGTGCCTTGTCAGCGTGGCTCCAGGTGTCCACTGGGGACTGGCCATGGTTCACTGTGCCTTGTCAGCGTGGCTCTAGGTGTCCACTGGGGACTGGCTATGGTTCACTGTGCCTTGTCAGCATGGCACCAGGTGTCCATTGGGGACTGGCCATGGTTCACTGTGCCTTGTCAGCGTGGCACCAGGTGTCCACTGGGGACTGGCCATGGTTCACTTTGCCTTGTCAGCGAGGCTCCAGGTGTCCACTGGGGACTGGCCATGGTTCACTGTGCCTTGTCAGCGTGGCTCCAGGTGTCCACTGGGGACTGGCTATGGTTCACTGTGCCTTGTCAGCATGGCACCCGGTGTCCACTGGGGACTGGCCATGGTTCACTGTGCCTTGTCAGCGTGGCTCCAGGTGTCCACTGGGGACTGGCTATGGTTCACTGTGCCTTGTCAGCATGGCACCCGGTGTCCACTGGGGACTGGCCATGGTTCACTGTGCCTTGTCAGCGTGGCTCCAGGTGTCCACTGGGGACTGGCCATGGTTCACTGTGCCTTGTCAGCGTGGCTCCAGTTGTCCACTGGGGACTGGCCATGGTTCACTGTGCCTTGTCAGCGTGGCTCCAGGTGTCCACTGGGGactggccatgattccctgtgCCTTGTCAGTTTGGCTCCAGGTGTCCACTGGGGACTGGCCATGGTTCACTGTGCCTTGTCAGCGTGGCTCCAGGTGTCCACTGGGGACTGGCTATGGTTCACTGTGCCTTGTCAGCGTGGCTCCAG TTGTCCACTGGGGACTGGCCATGGTTCACTGTGCCTTGTCAGCGTGGCTCCAGTTGTCCACTGGGGACTGGCCATGGTTCACTGGGCCTTGTCAGCGTGATTCCAGTTGTCCACTGGGGACTGGCCATGGTTCACTGTGCCTTGTCAGCATGGCTCCAAGTGTCCACTGGGGACTGGCCATGGTTCACTGGGCCTTGTCAGCGTGGCTCCAGATGTCCACTGGGGACTGGCCATGGTTCACTGTGCCTTGTCAGCGTGGCTCCAG GTGTCCACTGGGGACTGGCCATGGTTCACTGTGCCTTGTCAGCGTGGCTCCAGGTGTCCACTGGGGACTGGCCATGGTTCACTGTGCCTTGTCAGCGTGGCTCCA TTTGTCCACTGGGGACTGGCCATGGTTCACTGTGCCTTGTCAGCGTGGCTCCA TTTGTCCACTGGGGACTGGCCATGGTTCACTGTGCCTTGTCAGCATGGCTCCAGGTGTCCACTGGGGACTGGCCATGGTTTACTGGGCCTTGTCAGCATGGCTCCAGATGTCTACTGGGGACTGGCCATGGTTTACTGGGCCTTGTCAGCATGGCTCCAGGTGTCCACTGGGGACTGGCCATGGTTTACTGGGCCTTGTCAGCGTGGCTCCAGATGTCTACTGGGGACTGGCCATGGTTCACTTTGCCTTGTCAGTGTGGCTCCAGGTGTCCACTGGGGACTGGCCATGGTTCACTTTGCCTTGGCAGCGTGGCTCCAGTTTGTCCACTGGGGACTGGCCATGGTTCACTGGGCCTTGTCAGCATGGCTCCAGGTGTCCACTGGGGACTGGCCATGGTTCACTGGGCCTTGTCAGCATGGCTCTAGGTGTCCACTGGGGACTGGCGTTTGCTGTTACAGATTCTGGTTCAGTTAAACTGGCCGCTGTGTTTCATtcatgcctttttaaaaattatggatTTTACCATCAGACTTGCGTGTTTGTGGTTTGTTTTAAAtcataa
- the LOC126067461 gene encoding uncharacterized protein LOC126067461 isoform X8, with product MAPGVHWGLAMVHCALSAWLQLSTGDWPWFTVPCQRGSRCPLGTGHDSLCLVSLAPGVHWGLAMVHCALSAWLQVSTGDWLWFTVPCQRGSRCPLGTGLGSLCLVSVTPVVHWGLAMVHCALSAWLQLSTGDWPWFTGPCQRDSSCPLGTGHGSLCLVSMAPICPLGTGHGSLCLVSVAPVCPLGTGHGSLGLVSMAPGVHWGLAMVYWALSAWLQMSPGDWPWFTVPCQFGSRCPLGTGHGSLCLVSMAPVCPLGTGHGSLCLVSVAPVCPLGTGHGSLCLVSMAPGVHWGLAMVYWALSAWLQMSTGDWPWFTGPCQHGSRCPLGTGHGLLGLVSVAPDVYWGLAMVHFALSVWLQVSTGDWPWFTLPWQRGSSLSTGDWPWFTGPCQHGSRCPLGTGHGSLGLVSMALGVHWGLAFAVTDSGSVKLAAVFHSCLFKNYGFYHQTCVFVVCFKS from the exons ATGGCTCCAG GTGTCCACTGGGGACTGGCCATGGTTCACTGTGCCTTGTCAGCGTGGCTCCAGTTGTCCACTGGGGACTGGCCATGGTTCACTGTGCCTTGTCAGCGTGGCTCCAGGTGTCCACTGGGGactggccatgattccctgtgCCTTGTCAGTTTGGCTCCAGGTGTCCACTGGGGACTGGCCATGGTTCACTGTGCCTTGTCAGCGTGGCTCCAGGTGTCCACTGGGGACTGGCTATGGTTCACTGTGCCTTGTCAGCGTGGCTCCAGGTGTCCACTGGGGACTGGCCTTGGTTCACTGTGCCTTGTCAGCGTGACTCCAGTTGTCCACTGGGGACTGGCCATGGTTCACTGTGCCTTGTCAGCGTGGCTCCAGTTGTCCACTGGGGACTGGCCATGGTTCACTGGGCCTTGTCAGCGTGATTCCAGTTGTCCACTGGGGACTGGCCATGGTTCACTGTGCCTTGTCAGCATGGCTCCAA TTTGTCCACTGGGGACTGGCCATGGTTCACTTTGCCTTGTCAGTGTGGCTCCAGTTTGTCCACTGGGGACTGGCCATGGTTCACTGGGCCTTGTCAGCATGGCTCCAGGTGTCCACTGGGGACTGGCCATGGTTTACTGGGCCTTGTCAGCGTGGCTCCAGATGTCTCCTGGGGACTGGCCATGGTTCACTGTGCCTTGTCAGTTTGGCTCCAGGTGTCCACTGGGGACTGGCCATGGTTCACTGTGCCTTGTCAGCATGGCTCCAGTTTGTCCACTGGGGACTGGCCATGGTTCACTTTGCCTTGTCAGCGTGGCTCCAGTTTGTCCACTGGGGACTGGCCATGGTTCACTGTGCCTTGTCAGCATGGCTCCAGGTGTCCACTGGGGACTGGCCATGGTTTACTGGGCCTTGTCAGCATGGCTCCAGATGTCTACTGGGGACTGGCCATGGTTTACTGGGCCTTGTCAGCATGGCTCCAGGTGTCCACTGGGGACTGGCCATGGTTTACTGGGCCTTGTCAGCGTGGCTCCAGATGTCTACTGGGGACTGGCCATGGTTCACTTTGCCTTGTCAGTGTGGCTCCAGGTGTCCACTGGGGACTGGCCATGGTTCACTTTGCCTTGGCAGCGTGGCTCCAGTTTGTCCACTGGGGACTGGCCATGGTTCACTGGGCCTTGTCAGCATGGCTCCAGGTGTCCACTGGGGACTGGCCATGGTTCACTGGGCCTTGTCAGCATGGCTCTAGGTGTCCACTGGGGACTGGCGTTTGCTGTTACAGATTCTGGTTCAGTTAAACTGGCCGCTGTGTTTCATtcatgcctttttaaaaattatggatTTTACCATCAGACTTGCGTGTTTGTGGTTTGTTTTAAAtcataa
- the LOC126067461 gene encoding uncharacterized protein LOC126067461 isoform X2 translates to MVHCALSAWLQLSTGDWPWCTVLVSMAPVVHWGLAMVHCALSAWLQVSTGDWPWFTVPCQRGSRCPLGTGYGSLCLVSMAPGVHWGLAMVHCALSAWHQVSTGDWPWFTLPCQRGSRCPLGTGHGSLCLVSVAPGVHWGLAMVHCALSAWHPVSTGDWPWFTVPCQRGSRCPLGTGYGSLCLVSMAPGVHWGLAMVHCALSAWLQVSTGDWPWFTVPCQRGSSCPLGTGHGSLCLVSVAPGVHWGLAMIPCALSVWLQVSTGDWPWFTVPCQRGSRCPLGTGYGSLCLVSVAPVVHWGLAMVHCALSAWLQLSTGDWPWFTGPCQRDSSCPLGTGHGSLCLVSMAPSVHWGLAMVHWALSAWLQMSTGDWPWFTVPCQRGSRCPLGTGHGSLCLVSVAPGVHWGLAMVHCALSAWLHLSTGDWPWFTVPCQHGSRCPLGTGHGLLGLVSMAPDVYWGLAMVYWALSAWLQVSTGDWPWFTGPCQRGSRCLLGTGHGSLCLVSVAPGVHWGLAMVHFALAAWLQFVHWGLAMVHWALSAWLQVSTGDWPWFTGPCQHGSRCPLGTGVCCYRFWFS, encoded by the exons ATGGTTCACTGTGCCTTATCAGCATGGCTCCAGTTGTCCACTGGGGACTGGCCATGGTGCACTGTGCTTGTCAGCATGGCTCCAGTTGTCCACTGGGGACTGGCCATGGTTCACTGTGCCTTGTCAGCGTGGCTCCAGGTGTCCACTGGGGACTGGCCATGGTTCACTGTGCCTTGTCAGCGTGGCTCTAGGTGTCCACTGGGGACTGGCTATGGTTCACTGTGCCTTGTCAGCATGGCACCAGGTGTCCATTGGGGACTGGCCATGGTTCACTGTGCCTTGTCAGCGTGGCACCAGGTGTCCACTGGGGACTGGCCATGGTTCACTTTGCCTTGTCAGCGAGGCTCCAGGTGTCCACTGGGGACTGGCCATGGTTCACTGTGCCTTGTCAGCGTGGCTCCAGGTGTCCACTGGGGACTGGCTATGGTTCACTGTGCCTTGTCAGCATGGCACCCGGTGTCCACTGGGGACTGGCCATGGTTCACTGTGCCTTGTCAGCGTGGCTCCAGGTGTCCACTGGGGACTGGCTATGGTTCACTGTGCCTTGTCAGCATGGCACCCGGTGTCCACTGGGGACTGGCCATGGTTCACTGTGCCTTGTCAGCGTGGCTCCAGGTGTCCACTGGGGACTGGCCATGGTTCACTGTGCCTTGTCAGCGTGGCTCCAGTTGTCCACTGGGGACTGGCCATGGTTCACTGTGCCTTGTCAGCGTGGCTCCAGGTGTCCACTGGGGactggccatgattccctgtgCCTTGTCAGTTTGGCTCCAGGTGTCCACTGGGGACTGGCCATGGTTCACTGTGCCTTGTCAGCGTGGCTCCAGGTGTCCACTGGGGACTGGCTATGGTTCACTGTGCCTTGTCAGCGTGGCTCCAG TTGTCCACTGGGGACTGGCCATGGTTCACTGTGCCTTGTCAGCGTGGCTCCAGTTGTCCACTGGGGACTGGCCATGGTTCACTGGGCCTTGTCAGCGTGATTCCAGTTGTCCACTGGGGACTGGCCATGGTTCACTGTGCCTTGTCAGCATGGCTCCAAGTGTCCACTGGGGACTGGCCATGGTTCACTGGGCCTTGTCAGCGTGGCTCCAGATGTCCACTGGGGACTGGCCATGGTTCACTGTGCCTTGTCAGCGTGGCTCCAG GTGTCCACTGGGGACTGGCCATGGTTCACTGTGCCTTGTCAGCGTGGCTCCAGGTGTCCACTGGGGACTGGCCATGGTTCACTGTGCCTTGTCAGCGTGGCTCCA TTTGTCCACTGGGGACTGGCCATGGTTCACTGTGCCTTGTCAGCATGGCTCCAGGTGTCCACTGGGGACTGGCCATGGTTTACTGGGCCTTGTCAGCATGGCTCCAGATGTCTACTGGGGACTGGCCATGGTTTACTGGGCCTTGTCAGCATGGCTCCAGGTGTCCACTGGGGACTGGCCATGGTTTACTGGGCCTTGTCAGCGTGGCTCCAGATGTCTACTGGGGACTGGCCATGGTTCACTTTGCCTTGTCAGTGTGGCTCCAGGTGTCCACTGGGGACTGGCCATGGTTCACTTTGCCTTGGCAGCGTGGCTCCAGTTTGTCCACTGGGGACTGGCCATGGTTCACTGGGCCTTGTCAGCATGGCTCCAGGTGTCCACTGGGGACTGGCCATGGTTCACTGGGCCTTGTCAGCATGGCTCTAGGTGTCCACTGGGGACTGGCGTTTGCTGTTACAGATTCTGGTTCAGTTAA
- the LOC126067461 gene encoding uncharacterized protein LOC126067461 isoform X11 yields the protein MAPGVHWGLAMVHWALSAWLQLSTGDWPWFTVPYQHGSSCPLGTGHGALCLSAWLQLSTGDWPWFTVPCQRGSRCPLGTGHGSLCLVSVALGVHWGLAMVHCALSAWHQVSIGDWPWFTVPCQRGTRCPLGTGHGSLCLVSEAPGVHWGLAMVHCALSAWLQVSTGDWLWFTVPCQHGTRCPLGTGHGSLCLVSVAPGVHWGLAMVHCALSAWHPVSTGDWPWFTVPCQRGSRCPLGTGHGSLCLVSVAPVVHWGLAMVHCALSAWLQLSTGDWPWFTVPCQHGSKCPLGTGHGSLGLVSVAPDVHWGLAMVHCALSAWLQVSTGDWPWFTVPCQRGSRCPLGTGHGSLCLVSVAPFVHWGLAMVHCALSAWLQ from the exons ATGGCTCCAGGTGTCCACTGGGGACTGGCCATGGTTCACTGGGCCTTGTCAGCGTGGCTCCAGTTGTCCACTGGGGACTGGCCATGGTTCACTGTGCCTTATCAGCATGGCTCCAGTTGTCCACTGGGGACTGGCCATGGTGCACTGTGCTTGTCAGCATGGCTCCAGTTGTCCACTGGGGACTGGCCATGGTTCACTGTGCCTTGTCAGCGTGGCTCCAGGTGTCCACTGGGGACTGGCCATGGTTCACTGTGCCTTGTCAGCGTGGCTCTAGGTGTCCACTGGGGACTGGCTATGGTTCACTGTGCCTTGTCAGCATGGCACCAGGTGTCCATTGGGGACTGGCCATGGTTCACTGTGCCTTGTCAGCGTGGCACCAGGTGTCCACTGGGGACTGGCCATGGTTCACTTTGCCTTGTCAGCGAGGCTCCAGGTGTCCACTGGGGACTGGCCATGGTTCACTGTGCCTTGTCAGCGTGGCTCCAGGTGTCCACTGGGGACTGGCTATGGTTCACTGTGCCTTGTCAGCATGGCACCCGGTGTCCACTGGGGACTGGCCATGGTTCACTGTGCCTTGTCAGCGTGGCTCCAGGTGTCCACTGGGGACTGGCTATGGTTCACTGTGCCTTGTCAGCATGGCACCCGGTGTCCACTGGGGACTGGCCATGGTTCACTGTGCCTTGTCAGCGTGGCTCCAGGTGTCCACTGGGGACTGGCCATGGTTCACTGTGCCTTGTCAGCGTGGCTCCAGTTGTCCACTGGGGACTGGCCATGGTTCACTGTGCCTTGTCAGCGTGGCTCCAG TTGTCCACTGGGGACTGGCCATGGTTCACTGTGCCTTGTCAGCATGGCTCCAAGTGTCCACTGGGGACTGGCCATGGTTCACTGGGCCTTGTCAGCGTGGCTCCAGATGTCCACTGGGGACTGGCCATGGTTCACTGTGCCTTGTCAGCGTGGCTCCAG GTGTCCACTGGGGACTGGCCATGGTTCACTGTGCCTTGTCAGCGTGGCTCCAGGTGTCCACTGGGGACTGGCCATGGTTCACTGTGCCTTGTCAGCGTGGCTCCA TTTGTCCACTGGGGACTGGCCATGGTTCACTGTGCCTTGTCAGCGTGGCTCCAGTAG